Within the Vigna angularis cultivar LongXiaoDou No.4 chromosome 10, ASM1680809v1, whole genome shotgun sequence genome, the region TTATAATAGACTTTGATATCATACAGAAAGATtcatataacttaattttattaaatcagttcaatatcttaatatttattaaaaagtttaatgaGGTTGAATTAGACctaagttttattatattaatatggTATCATAATCATAAAAGTCTAGTTTATATAGTTAAGATTTGAATTATTGTTCCATGTGCGattgacattttttatttccatGTTTGATATTTTTGATGTATAACTAAGGAAGAGGGTGCTCttcgaaaaagatttaaatttgtttaacaaTGTTTTATTGGGAAAATAATGGAAGCGAGTCTTAGAAAAGGAGACTAGATGGTTATGGAAAGATATTTTAGATTCAAAGTATAGATTCTAGAGAGTCTTAGACGAGAGAAATGATTCAAATTATGAGTCTTGGTAGTAAAGATATATTAGAACTATTTGTGGAGTGGACAAAAACATGATATGTTAGTAATTTGAAATGGAATATAAAcgaatttaataaaataaatttttagaaagATATGTGGATCAGTGGTATGTCATTAAAGGAAAGgtatttaatgttatatttcaAAGGAAGACATATTAGGTGAGTTTGGTTTTTGGAATGAAGATAGTGGTACCTTGGACAAGAGAACGGTTTGATTGAAATCAATGATGATAGAATCGTTTGAAGAATTTGATAGGATTAATTTAcacagaaaaaagaaagatgagTAGATTTGGAGGGATATACACTCGCAAGAATATAATGTCAAATCAACTTatagaaaactaaaatttgataaagtGTTAAGGAAAGGTTTAGAAATGATGTATTGTGAAGaaccaaatcaaaatcatcAACTCAATTTTTAGCATGCACAGTGCTAATTAATAAAGTGAccaatatattttgaatgaaactATAAGTCATCTCTTTTTTAAGTTTAAGGTAACAACACACATTTGACaaatttttcattcttaaataaaaaaaaatattttgattatcatAGTgcataaatacattttatacagTTTAAACTAATAGGGTATAATATCAAAGGCtatcatttcatatatttagCCTCATAGAAATAGTTAGAAATTCAATAATAGACATGGAAGAGGGTTTTTTGTTGGTAcatattaattttagaatttgcttacataatatatttatctaattCAACTTTTAGGTTAAGGATAAAAGGCTTCGTAACTAATTTAAAACACCCATCCTATCTACGAGAGACTTCCACATGTAAAATGTGAATTCTAAGTGGaaacatattttgtaaaatctaaaaaaaaaaaacaatttagcCTTTTTATCATGTGCTGACTTAGGGGTTCAGGAAACAAAAGATTGAAACTTCACATAGAGAGTAAAACTATACCAGAGATAAAATGAAAAGTAGTGTTATTTGGTTAAAGAAATGCGAACAAAGATACACAAAAAATGCATGAAAAAATAGTGATATCAACTACGCATGAGAGATGGTGGGTTAGGAACTTCAACGACGCCTTCGAGCATTTGCATGACAATCCCCATTGTCGGTCTCATCTGAGGTTCCTCATGAATGCACCATATTGCAATTTTCACCCATTTTTGTAGCCTCACATAGTCAGATAAGGCCTCTTCATCGTTCTCCACAAGAACATCTATTCTTCCTTCCACAAAGCAATCACAAGCCCAATCTGAAAGCACTGCTTTCTCTTCTTCCCCAGGCTCCATCATTAACACACTTCTTCTGCTGCAAATTATTTCCAACAGCATTACCCCAAAGCTGTAAACATCCACTTTAACCGTCACAGCAACATTCTTAAACCATTCAGGAGCCACGTATCCTCGTGTTCCTCGGATCATTGTCGTCGTTCTACTTTGCTCAGACAGCAACAACTTGGCCAACCCAAAGTCTGATATCTTTGGATTGAAATACTCGTCTATCAGTATATTTTGAGGTTTTATATCACAATGAATAATGGGAGCCTCACACTCTTCGTGCAAGTATACCAACCCTCTTGCAATCCCCAAAGCAAATCCAACTCTTACATTCCATCTGGGTTTGGATTTCCCAAACAGGATGTCTGCAAGACTGCCGTTGCTCATGAACTCGTACACCAGTATTCTATTGATTCCCTCGTCACAAAATCCGATTAACCTGACCAGATTTTTGTGGCAGGTTCTACCGATGGAACTCAATTCAGTCCTAAATTCTTTCTCTCGTTCGTCTACCAATCTGTCCAATCTCTTCACAGCAATCACATGACAAGAACCTGCTTCTAGTTGTCCTTTGTAAACAATGCCATAAGAACCTCTGCCTATTTCCTCCTGAAAATTCTCTGTggcctttttcaaattttcataagtAAACGAATGCAAATTCGTTTCCAAAGGACTACGGGCGGCTTTGGAAATCTTATTAGCTTTCTGCTTCTTGAGAATAAACAACGCAACTGTAGCAAAGAGAATACTGTTTAGGACAAGAGAACCAATTAGCGGTCCCAAAAGAAACAGCTTAGCTTTATGTTCTATCTTTAAATCCGGAGGAGGAGAAGGTTCCCCGTTTGCACCTGTATAAAAGTCGCGAATAACTCTTGTTTTAATATAGACAACATGATTATCTGTGACGGCTACTTGTCTACCGTTACCAAGGGGAAATCTCTTCAGCCAACATGTATCGCCTCCTAAAATGGCCATAGCACACGTGCAATCCTGCAGGCAAAATTGCTGGCATTCCTGCCTAGAATAAGGTTGTATCCTTTCATAATCCCCCTGAGGAAAATTAAAATCTTGAGATGCATGCATTTCATATAGTTCTTCTGGCGGTGTTTGAACATCAGCTCCACAAGCAAGGGTGAAATTGGGTTGGCATCCACCAAATTGATTACCTGGATCCAGCAGCGAATACCCATAAGGGCATTTGCAGGTAGGCCTCTGATTTTCCATGGAGCAGTAGCTATTGTAGCCACAGGAACCGCTACCATACTGATAACCTATTGCATTGCAAACGTTGTCAGGAACATACCTCATGATTCTCCACCCTGACTGAGCAGTGTTGTTCCGTGGATGATAATACTGGGTGAAAACTCCAGTGAAGTCAAGCGTTGCTCTGTAGTAATTCACCTCAGGATCGAGATCCGAGATATTCCATTGGGAACCTTGAGGTTGGATTATAGTCCCATTTGTGGTGTTTACGTAGATATTCCCCGACTCATTGAACAGTAATGTTGAAGCAGCACCAGAGGCATCCAACATATAGTAAGGGTCGTAAGGCAGTAGAGAAGGCCATGCAAGAGGACTCAGTAAGACATTACCATCCTTAAAATAAAGTTGAAACCTTCCAGTCGTGTAATTAGTGTCTGTTAATCGAGATATTAGCGTGCCTTCAGGTTGGAGAGATTGAGTAGGCAACAAAGTGTCGGTGGGGTGCTCAAAACTTTGCCACACCTTTTCAGAGCTCTCGGTCAGTAGAATAAAGTTGCCAGTATCAAGCATAGAACCTACGGAGACAACACTTGACAGGTTTAATGTCCACATGGAATCTCCTTTGGGACCGGTCAGTGTTAGCCCCGCCGAAGTAATCCCAAACTGTGATCCCGCTGGTGCTGTTGCAAGTTTGTTGTCTGTTTTTAAACTCCAAACAACGGTCT harbors:
- the LOC108334697 gene encoding G-type lectin S-receptor-like serine/threonine-protein kinase LECRK3 → MASLTLLIPTLICLQFHFLSFAFAEVDVGSTISTDNNGVWRSPSGHFAFGFRPLNNNTDPNTKLFMVAIWYDMIPDKTVVWSLKTDNKLATAPAGSQFGITSAGLTLTGPKGDSMWTLNLSSVVSVGSMLDTGNFILLTESSEKVWQSFEHPTDTLLPTQSLQPEGTLISRLTDTNYTTGRFQLYFKDGNVLLSPLAWPSLLPYDPYYMLDASGAASTLLFNESGNIYVNTTNGTIIQPQGSQWNISDLDPEVNYYRATLDFTGVFTQYYHPRNNTAQSGWRIMRYVPDNVCNAIGYQYGSGSCGYNSYCSMENQRPTCKCPYGYSLLDPGNQFGGCQPNFTLACGADVQTPPEELYEMHASQDFNFPQGDYERIQPYSRQECQQFCLQDCTCAMAILGGDTCWLKRFPLGNGRQVAVTDNHVVYIKTRVIRDFYTGANGEPSPPPDLKIEHKAKLFLLGPLIGSLVLNSILFATVALFILKKQKANKISKAARSPLETNLHSFTYENLKKATENFQEEIGRGSYGIVYKGQLEAGSCHVIAVKRLDRLVDEREKEFRTELSSIGRTCHKNLVRLIGFCDEGINRILVYEFMSNGSLADILFGKSKPRWNVRVGFALGIARGLVYLHEECEAPIIHCDIKPQNILIDEYFNPKISDFGLAKLLLSEQSRTTTMIRGTRGYVAPEWFKNVAVTVKVDVYSFGVMLLEIICSRRSVLMMEPGEEEKAVLSDWACDCFVEGRIDVLVENDEEALSDYVRLQKWVKIAIWCIHEEPQMRPTMGIVMQMLEGVVEVPNPPSLMRS